The window CCGGGGTGACGGTGACCTGGAGGTCCCGTACGCCGTTGACGGTGACCTGGCCCACGCCGTCGATGTTCTTCAGCTCCGGTACGACCGTCTTGCCGAGCTGGTCGGCCAGGGCCTGCTGGTCCTTGTCGGAGGTGACGGCGAGGACGACGGTGGGCATGTCGTCGGTGGAACCGGCCACCACCTGCGGCTCGACGTCGCTCGGAAGCTGGGCGCGGGCCCGGTTGACGGCCTGCTGGACGTCGGCGACGAGCTGCTTGGTGTTGTTGCCGTAGTCGAAGGACGCCATGAGCACGGCGTTGCCCTCGCTGGCCGTGGAGGTGACGCCGGTGATGCCGTCGACGGCCTTGATGCTGTTCTCGAGGGGCTCGACGACCTGCTTCTCGACGACGTCCGGCGACGCGCCCTGGTAGGGCGCCAGCACGGACACGACGGGAAGCTCGATCGTGGGCAGGAGCTGCTGCTTGAGCTGGGGTATCGCGATCGCCCCGAAGACGAGCGCGACGATCGACATCAGTCCGATCAGGGCCCGTTGCGCGAGGCTGAATCTGGACAGCCAGGACATGGGTCAGGGTCTCTATTCTGTGAGCGGCAGGCGGCACGGGCGCACACAGGGAGCGCCACCCCTACACCTTCGGGCACGCGCGGACGCGGATCCGTAGCCCCCTGGTCCATTTCCGCGGCGGCTCCTACTCCCTGCGCAGTACGCGGTGTGCGCGGCGCTCCACCCCTGGACGTACCGGGCCGGGCGCGGCCGCGGGGGCCGCTCACTGCGGCCTGGGTCGGACCAGTCCTGACTCGTAGGCGATGACGACGAGTTGAGCCCGGTCGCGGGCGCCGAGCTTGGCCATGGCCCGGTTGACATGGGTCTTCACGGTCAGCGGGCTGACCTCCAGGCGCTCGGCGATCTCGTCGTTGGAGTAGCCGCCGGCGACCTGGACGAGCACCTCGCGCTCCCGCACGGTCAGCGCGTCCAGCCGGGTGGGGCGGGCCCGGTCGCGGTCGTCGTCCGACGCGTCGCCCTGGGCGAGGAAGCGGGCGATCAGGCCCTTGGTGGCCAGCGGGGACAGCAGCGCGTCCCCTCTCGCCGCCATCCGGATGGCGCTCAGCAGTTCCTCGGGTTCGCTGCCCTTGCCGAGGAAGCCGCTGGCGCCCGCGCGCAGCGACCGCACCACGTAGTCGTCCACCTCGAAGGTGGTCAGGATGACCACGTGCACCTGGGCGAGGGAGGGGTCGGCGCTGATCATGCGGGTGGCCGCGAGGCCGTCGGTGCCGGGCATCCGGATGTCCATGAGCACCACGTCGGCCCGCTGCTCCTTGGCGAGCCGTACGGCCTCCGCGCCGTCGGACGCCTCCCCCACCACCTCCATGTCCGGCTCGGAGTCGACGAGCACCCGGAAGGCACTGCGCAGCAGCGCCTGGTCGTCGGCGAGCAGGACACGGATCGTCATACGGGGTCCCCCGGGGCGCGCGTGCGGGTCTCGACCGGCAGGATCGCATGGACGCGGAAGCCGCCGCCGTAGCGGGGGCCGGTGGTGAGGGTGCCGACCAGGGCGGTGACCCGCTCGCGCATGCCCAGCAACCCGTGCCCGCCGCCCGGCTGCGTGCCCGCGGTCCGGCCGGCCCCGTCGTCCAGGACCGTGATCTCGATGTGCGGCCCGACGCGCACGACGCTGACCTCCGCCTTCGCCCG of the Streptomyces sp. NBC_01788 genome contains:
- a CDS encoding response regulator transcription factor → MTIRVLLADDQALLRSAFRVLVDSEPDMEVVGEASDGAEAVRLAKEQRADVVLMDIRMPGTDGLAATRMISADPSLAQVHVVILTTFEVDDYVVRSLRAGASGFLGKGSEPEELLSAIRMAARGDALLSPLATKGLIARFLAQGDASDDDRDRARPTRLDALTVREREVLVQVAGGYSNDEIAERLEVSPLTVKTHVNRAMAKLGARDRAQLVVIAYESGLVRPRPQ